The sequence below is a genomic window from Halomonas halophila.
AGCGGACGCGGCCGCGCAGAACGGCGGCGAATGCCAGGACGTGCCGGCCCCCGCCGAGCTGCCCGACACGCTGAAGGACGCCCACGACGCGCGCAACGCCGCCCGCCGCGATCCGCCGCCGGCCACCGAGGTCGAGGAGCGTCTGGCGCGCCTGCGCGTCCATCTGGCGCTGCTGGCCGGCGACACCAGCCACCGCCAGGACGACCCGCTGCGGCTGGCCATCCAGGTCGAACGGCTCAACGAGAACCTCGGGCACACGCCCTCCCGCGCCGAGGAACTGCGAGGCGTGCTGATCGAGCTGCTGGCCACCGGCCCGGTCTCGCCGACGCTGTGGGAGCGCGAGGTCGGCGAACTCGATCACACCCTCGAGACCCTGACCCGCCTGCCGCCCCCCTGAGCCGCCCAGGGGCGGCGCCTCTTCCTGCGCCCCGAAACGCGAACGCGAGGCCATGGCCTCGCGTTCGCTTCTGCCGGGCACGGCCTCGTCGGGCCGCTTGTTGTTCTCGACTCAGCCCATGAACTGGCCGCCGTTGATGTCGACGTTGGCACCGGTGATGAAGCCGGACTCCTGATCGGCCAGGAACACCACCAGGCGAGCAATCTCCTCCGGCGTGCCGTAGCGCTTGACCGGAATGGTCTCGCGAATCGCCTCGCGCACCTTCTCGGGAATCTTCATGATCATGTCGGTGGCGATATAGCCCGGCGACACCGTGTTGACGGTGATGCCCTTGGTCGCGGTCTCCTGGGCCAGCGACATGGTCAGGCCGTGCATGCCGGCCTTGGCCGCGGCGTAGTTCACCTGGCCGAACTGCCCCTTGCGACCGTTGATCGAGGAAATGTTCACGATGCGCCCGTAGTTATGCTCGAGCATGTCCTCGATCACGCTACGGCAGGTATTGAAGACGCTGTTGAGGTTGGTGTCGATGACCTCGCTCCATTGATCAGAGCTCATCTTCTTCAGGGTGCCATCGCGGGTGATGCCGGCGCAGTTGACCAGCACACTGATCGGCCCATGGGTCTCGCGGATTTCCTTGGCGCCGGCCATGCAGGCATCGAAGTCGGCGAGGTCCACGCCGGACAGGGCGATATTCTCGTAGCCGTCGGCCTTCTGCTGCTCGAGCCAGGCCTGGGCCTTCTCGGGATTGTGATATCCAGCGACGACCTGGTAACCGGCATCGGCCAGCGCACGACAGATGGCGCTTCCGATTCCCCCGGTGCCTCCGGTGACCCAGGCTACGGCAGTGGATGTTGTCATTGATGCTCTCCCTGGTGATATACAACCTGCGGCCGGGCGGCGGGCCCGGCCCCTCGAGACAGTCTCGTCTGCCCGGCTGTCATTTTCGTGACAGCTCGTCTCGAGTATGGACCAGGTGAAGCGGACAACACGAGGCCCCCGGAGACGGCTCGAGGCGGGGTTGACGCAGGTCAGGTTCTCTGTATAATGTGCCTCACGTTGATGCGGGGTGGAGCAGTCTGGTAGCTCGTCGGGCTCATAACCCGAAGGTCATCGGTTCAAATCCGGTCCCCGCTACCAAACATAAGAAAAAGGCCGATGTCTCAGGACATTGGCTTTTTTCGTTTTTGCGGATGTTATCAACCCGATCGCCGGGCTCGACTCTTCACAACCCTAGGAAGGTCATTGGCTCAAACCCGAGCTCAGGCACCAAATATCAGAGAAAAGCCAGAACCTACGGGTTCTGGCTTTTTTCGTTTGTGCTGGATGCCAGCATACCGCTCGTCGGTCTCGGCTCTTCACAACCCCGGGAAGATCATCGGCTCATGCCCGATCCCAGCCGCCAAATTTCAGAAAAAGGCCGATGTCTCGGGACATCGGCCTTTTTCGTTTGCCGATTGATAAACCCCATCATCGGACTCGACTCTTCACAAGCCAAGGATGGTCATCGGCTCAAACCCGAGCCCAGACACCCAATATCAGAGAAAAGCCAGAACCTGCGGGTTCTGGCTTTTTTGGTTTGTGCTGAATGCCGACATACCGCTCGTCGGGCTCGGCGCTTCACAAATCCAAGAAGGGACAAACGCCTTTGCCTACAGCAGCACGCTGCCCCAGCCGAGCAACAGCAGCAGCGGAAATAGCCAGCGGCTCAGGCGATCCACTCGCACGGCGGTGGCCTCGCGATCGGCGCCGACCAGCACCCCGGTCACGATCGCGTTGAGGATCGCCAGGAACACCATGATCGTCGCCCATACCACCAGTCGATCGGCGATGGTGAAGTAGCCGAGCCTGGGCAGATAGCCGGACATCGAGAACTGGAAGGCGATCAGGGTCAGCATCGAGGTGGCGCCGAGGCCGATCTGGAACTCATAGCGCTGGGGCGGCACCCAGAAGATCGCCCAGGACATCATCACGATGAAGCCCATCGGCAGGACGATCTTGAACACGTAGTAACTGGAGACTCGCTCGGCCTCGAGCGTCGCGGTGAAGATGCTGCGCTCCGCGTTGAGTGCCGGCACCGCCTCGGTCGCCACCGCCGTCTCGAGCCCGGTGATCCGCCAGCCCTCGATATTGAGCCGCCGGGCCAGGAAGGTGCGCTCCGACATCGGCGCCAGCATCAGTTGATCGGGTCCCGATTCCACCGAGCCGACCCGAAACAGGAATGCCTGGCGGTCGAAAGGAAAATCCCGCAGCGGATGATAGGTGGAAATGCTGCCGCCATAGCGCTGCTGGTAGACCACCCGCCCCTCGGTCTCGACCACGACCTGATCGAGCAGGTTGGCGCGCCGTGCGGTGAGCGAGAAGGAGTTGAACAGCGTGACGCGCGGCACCCAGACGCGGGAACGCTGGAAGCGACAGCCCTCCTGCTCCTCGAGCCGCGGGTCTACCCAGGCCAGGGTCAGGAGGAAATCGCCCTCCAGGCGCTGATTGACGTCGTCGATATCGAGCACGTCGACGATGCCCCAGCCCACCTCGACCGTGGTGGGCGGCCCGTCGGGGAGCGGACGCTCGTCGGTCGCAAGCTCCGGCAGCACGCAGAGGCCGGGGGGCTCGGCGGCCCGAGCGACGGCGCAGCCGACCATCAGCGCAAGCGCCAGACACCCGATGAACCAGCGAGGCGGCCGACGCCCGGCCGAGACGCCATGAACGACGAATCTCCCCACGTCGACTCCTCCCTGCCATCGGCAGACGACACCGGACCGCTCCAGGGCACGGTGCCGGTCGTCTCCCTACCGGCAGCATAGTCGCCGCACGCCCCGCGCGCCGCTTCTCCGTCGATCCTGCCACGCCCCTTGAAGTCGGCGACTCGGGCCCGCATCTACTGAGCAAACTCATTCCGTTCAAGGCCAGATCACCATGCCGATCGTCGATCCCCGTACCGGTGAGCCGCTCACCTCCGACAGCCAGGCCGACGCCGCCTCCGGTGCCGCCCAGGGCGGAAGCCAGGCCGCGCAGCGCGATGACCTGATCATCGATGTCGACCGCAGCAACATCCAGCAGCTGCTCGAGACCTCCATGCAGGTGCCGGTGCTGCTCGACTGCTGGGCGCCCTGGTGCGAGCCGTGCAAGAACCTGATGCCGGTGCTGGAGAAGCTGACCCGCGAGTACAACGGCGCCTTCCTGCTGGCCAAGCTCAACATCGACGACAACCAGGACATCGCCGCCCAGCTGGGCGTGCGCTCGGTGCCGGACGTCAAGCTGATCAGCCAGGGCGGCCTGGTCGACCAGATCCAGGGCGCGCTGCCCGAGAAACAGATCCGCGAGTGGCTGGGTAAGTACTTCCCGGAGCCCGAGGGCGTGCAGGAGAGCCCCGAGGAGCAGGCCGCCGCCGCGCTGGAGGCCGGCGATGCCGAGACCGCCCGCGCGATCTACGCCGAGCTCGCCCAACAGTGGCCGGACTACGGCCCCTACAAGGTGGAGCTGGCCCGCGCCCTGGTGGCCGCCGGCGAGTCGGACGAGGCCCGTGCGCTGCTCGACGCCCTGCCGCCGGAGGAGCGCGACGCCGCGCCGGCCCGCGGCGTGCGCGCCAGCATCGAGTTCGGTGAGGAGGCCCCGTCCCGCGAGGCAATGGCCGCCCTGGAAGGCCGCGACGACAGCGAGGCCCGGTACCAGCGCGCCCTGCGCCAGGTGGCCGACGGCCAGTACGAGGCCGGCCTGGAGGCGCTGCTGACGCTGATGAAGCAGGACCGCGCCTATGGCGACGATGCCGCGCGCAAGACCCTGCTGCGGGTCTTCGACGCCCTGGGCAACGATCATCCGCTGACCGCCACCTACCGCCGCAAGCTGTTCGCCCTGCTCTACTGAGCCGCGACCGGACCGAGCGAACGCCG
It includes:
- a CDS encoding ligand-gated ion channel, which encodes MGRFVVHGVSAGRRPPRWFIGCLALALMVGCAVARAAEPPGLCVLPELATDERPLPDGPPTTVEVGWGIVDVLDIDDVNQRLEGDFLLTLAWVDPRLEEQEGCRFQRSRVWVPRVTLFNSFSLTARRANLLDQVVVETEGRVVYQQRYGGSISTYHPLRDFPFDRQAFLFRVGSVESGPDQLMLAPMSERTFLARRLNIEGWRITGLETAVATEAVPALNAERSIFTATLEAERVSSYYVFKIVLPMGFIVMMSWAIFWVPPQRYEFQIGLGATSMLTLIAFQFSMSGYLPRLGYFTIADRLVVWATIMVFLAILNAIVTGVLVGADREATAVRVDRLSRWLFPLLLLLGWGSVLL
- a CDS encoding tetratricopeptide repeat protein, which translates into the protein MPIVDPRTGEPLTSDSQADAASGAAQGGSQAAQRDDLIIDVDRSNIQQLLETSMQVPVLLDCWAPWCEPCKNLMPVLEKLTREYNGAFLLAKLNIDDNQDIAAQLGVRSVPDVKLISQGGLVDQIQGALPEKQIREWLGKYFPEPEGVQESPEEQAAAALEAGDAETARAIYAELAQQWPDYGPYKVELARALVAAGESDEARALLDALPPEERDAAPARGVRASIEFGEEAPSREAMAALEGRDDSEARYQRALRQVADGQYEAGLEALLTLMKQDRAYGDDAARKTLLRVFDALGNDHPLTATYRRKLFALLY
- the phbB gene encoding acetoacetyl-CoA reductase, whose product is MTTSTAVAWVTGGTGGIGSAICRALADAGYQVVAGYHNPEKAQAWLEQQKADGYENIALSGVDLADFDACMAGAKEIRETHGPISVLVNCAGITRDGTLKKMSSDQWSEVIDTNLNSVFNTCRSVIEDMLEHNYGRIVNISSINGRKGQFGQVNYAAAKAGMHGLTMSLAQETATKGITVNTVSPGYIATDMIMKIPEKVREAIRETIPVKRYGTPEEIARLVVFLADQESGFITGANVDINGGQFMG